Part of the Elusimicrobiota bacterium genome is shown below.
GGGAGGGTTCAATGAAAACTCTGCAGCGTTTTATCGTCTTTTCAGCCATTCTGGGTTCGGCGGGTTTGGCGCGGTCAGCCGACACCATTACCGTCAAGGGATCCGATACGATGGTCATTCTCGGGCAGAGGTGGGCGGAAGCCTACATGTCGACGCACCCGGGGGCCATCGTCCAGGTGACCGGCGGCGGCTCTGGAACCGGGATTGCCGCCTTGATCAACGGCGCCACCAACATCGCGCAGGCATCCCGGCCGATGAAATCCGAAGAAAAAGCAGCGGTTCAGACTCGCCAAGGGAAACAGGTGATTGAGATCCCTGTAGCCCTCGACGGGGTATCTGTTTATGTCGACGGGAAAAACCCCAT
Proteins encoded:
- a CDS encoding substrate-binding domain-containing protein, whose product is MKTLQRFIVFSAILGSAGLARSADTITVKGSDTMVILGQRWAEAYMSTHPGAIVQVTGGGSGTGIAALINGATNIAQASRPMKSEEKAAVQTRQGKQVIEIPVALDGVSVYVDGKNP